A part of Thioalkalivibrio sp. ALJ12 genomic DNA contains:
- the rplW gene encoding 50S ribosomal protein L23 yields MNARLMQVIQGPVVSEKSTMAGEVGQYVFRVLPDASKEEIKAAVEHLFQVRVENVRTLNQQGKKKRFGRLFGRRNHWKKAYVALAEGESIDMGEGDQV; encoded by the coding sequence ATGAATGCGCGTCTGATGCAGGTAATTCAGGGCCCGGTGGTTTCCGAGAAATCCACCATGGCCGGCGAGGTCGGTCAGTACGTGTTCCGCGTGCTGCCCGACGCGAGCAAAGAAGAAATCAAGGCGGCGGTCGAGCATCTGTTCCAGGTGCGGGTCGAGAATGTCCGCACCCTGAACCAGCAGGGCAAGAAGAAGCGCTTTGGGCGCCTTTTTGGGCGCCGCAATCACTGGAAGAAGGCTTATGTCGCGCTGGCCGAAGGCGAGAGCATCGACATGGGTGAAGGAGACCAGGTCTAG
- the rplV gene encoding 50S ribosomal protein L22, whose protein sequence is METIAKLRFARISPQKARLVADQVRGLRVEEALNELTFSAKKPAAIVKKVLESAIANAENNDGADIDELRISRIQVDEGPVLKRMHARAKGRGNRILKRTSHIVIGVSEKGA, encoded by the coding sequence ATGGAAACGATTGCAAAACTGCGTTTCGCGCGGATCTCCCCGCAAAAGGCTCGCCTGGTCGCCGACCAGGTGCGTGGCCTGCGGGTGGAAGAGGCGCTCAACGAACTCACGTTCAGCGCGAAGAAGCCGGCCGCCATTGTGAAAAAGGTGCTGGAGTCCGCCATCGCGAACGCGGAAAACAACGACGGTGCCGACATCGACGAGCTGCGCATCTCGCGCATCCAGGTCGACGAAGGGCCGGTGCTCAAGCGGATGCACGCGCGTGCCAAAGGCCGCGGTAACCGCATCCTGAAGCGCACCAGCCATATCGTCATCGGCGTTAGCGAGAAGGGAGCCTAA
- the rplB gene encoding 50S ribosomal protein L2, which produces MAIIKTNPTSAGRRHAVQIRGDNLYKGAPHAALVEKKTRSGGRNNTGRITTRHVGGGHKQRYRVVDFKRNKDNVPARVERLEYDPNRSAHLALLLYADGERRYIIAPKGLNQGDQVASGNQAPIRPGNAMPLRSIPVGTTVHCVELKPGKGAQMVRSAGTSAQVVAREGQHATLRLGSGEMRRVLSECRAVVGEVGHSEHSLKKYGKAGAKRWKGVRPTVRGTAMNPVDHPHGGGEGRNFGRHPVTPWGRPTKGYKTRNNKRTDGMIVRRRKK; this is translated from the coding sequence ATGGCGATTATCAAGACGAATCCGACTTCGGCCGGTCGTCGTCACGCGGTGCAGATCCGTGGCGACAACCTGTACAAGGGTGCGCCGCATGCCGCGCTGGTCGAGAAGAAGACCCGTAGCGGCGGTCGCAACAACACGGGCCGTATTACTACGCGGCACGTGGGTGGCGGTCACAAGCAGCGCTACCGTGTGGTCGACTTCAAGCGCAACAAGGACAACGTGCCGGCGCGGGTCGAGCGGCTGGAGTATGATCCGAACCGCAGCGCCCACCTGGCCCTGCTGCTGTACGCCGACGGCGAGCGTCGCTACATCATCGCGCCGAAGGGTCTGAACCAGGGTGATCAGGTCGCGAGTGGTAACCAGGCCCCGATTCGTCCGGGCAACGCCATGCCGCTACGCTCGATCCCGGTCGGTACCACCGTGCATTGTGTCGAGCTCAAGCCCGGCAAGGGTGCCCAGATGGTTCGCTCCGCCGGTACGTCCGCGCAGGTCGTGGCCCGCGAAGGACAGCACGCCACCCTGCGTCTAGGTTCGGGCGAGATGCGGCGCGTCCTGTCCGAGTGCCGCGCCGTGGTGGGCGAAGTTGGCCACTCCGAGCACAGCCTGAAGAAATACGGCAAGGCCGGCGCCAAGCGCTGGAAGGGTGTCCGCCCAACCGTGCGTGGTACCGCCATGAACCCGGTCGATCACCCGCATGGTGGTGGCGAAGGCCGCAACTTTGGCCGTCATCCGGTGACCCCGTGGGGTCGTCCGACCAAGGGTTACAAGACCCGCAATAACAAGCGTACCGACGGCATGATTGTTCGTCGGCGTAAGAAGTAA
- the rpsS gene encoding 30S ribosomal protein S19, whose amino-acid sequence MPRSLKKGPFVDHHLRKKVEDAVEKSDRRPIKTWSRRSMIIPQMVGLTIAVHNGRQHVPVLVNENMVGHKLGEFALTRTFKGHIANKKSR is encoded by the coding sequence ATGCCGCGTTCACTGAAGAAAGGCCCGTTTGTCGACCACCACCTGCGCAAGAAGGTGGAAGATGCGGTCGAGAAGAGCGATCGTCGACCGATCAAGACCTGGTCCCGGCGTTCGATGATCATCCCGCAGATGGTCGGGTTGACCATCGCCGTCCACAACGGCCGGCAGCACGTGCCTGTCCTCGTCAACGAGAACATGGTGGGCCACAAGCTGGGCGAATTTGCCTTGACGCGGACCTTCAAGGGTCATATCGCGAACAAGAAGTCGCGCTGA